One part of the Peromyscus eremicus chromosome 18, PerEre_H2_v1, whole genome shotgun sequence genome encodes these proteins:
- the Cd63 gene encoding CD63 antigen, with product MAVEGGMKCVKFLLYVLLLAFCACAVGLIAIGVAVQVVLNQTITHETTPGSLLPVVIIAVGAFLFLVAFVGCCGACKENYCLMITFAVLLSLIMLVEVAVAIAGYVFRDKVESEFNKNFRQQMQNYLKDNNTALVLDGLQKEFECCGANNYTDWENITGMAKDRVPDSCCINITVGCGTDFKKSTIHTQGCVESIGVWLRKKILLVAAAALGIAFVEVLGIIFSCCLVKSIRSGYEVM from the exons ATGGCGGTGGAAGGAGGAATGAAGTGTGTCAAGTTTTTGCTCTACGTTCTTCTGCTGGCCTTTTGC gcctgtGCAGTGGGGTTGATTGCCATTGGTGTGGCAGTTCAGGTCGTCCTGAATCAGACCATCACCCACGAGACTACGCCTGGCTCCCTGTTGCCTGTGGTCATCATTGCAGTGGGCGCCTTCCTCTTCCTGGTGGCCTTTGTGGGCTGCTGTGGAGCCTGCAAGGAGAACTACTGTCTTATGATTACA TTCGCTGTCCTCCTGTCTCTCATCATGCTCGTGGAGGTGGCCGTGGCCATTGCGGGCTATGTGTTTAGAGACAAG GTGGAGTCAGAGTTTAATAAGAACTTCCGGCAGCAGATGCAGAATTACCTTAAAGACAACAACACGGCCTTGGTTCTGGACGGGCTGCAGAAAGAG TTTGAGTGCTGTGGAGCCAATAACTACACAGACTGGGAGAACATCACTGGTATGGCCAAGGACCGAGTCCCTGACTCCTGCTGCATCAACATTACTGTGGGCTGTGGAACTGATTTCAAGAAATCCACGATCCACACTCAG GGCTGCGTGGAGAGTATAGGGGTCTGGCTGAGGAAGAAAATACTGTTGGTGGCTGCAGCAGCCCTGGGCATTGCTTTTGTGGAG GTCCTGGGAATCATCTTCTCCTGCTGTCTGGTGAAAAGTATCCGAAGTGGCTATGAAGTCATGTAG